One genomic window of Thermococcus indicus includes the following:
- a CDS encoding antitoxin family protein — protein MGTKIVAVYENGVLRPKNRLNLPAGTEVELIIRPSLKGLMKLFEGIEVKKDVESTLKEARERKLWE, from the coding sequence ATGGGGACAAAGATAGTTGCTGTTTATGAGAATGGCGTTCTGAGGCCCAAGAACAGGCTTAACCTTCCAGCCGGCACGGAGGTTGAACTGATAATCCGGCCCTCCTTAAAAGGACTCATGAAGCTATTTGAGGGCATAGAGGTCAAGAAGGACGTTGAGAGCACCCTCAAAGAGGCCAGGGAGAGGAAACTATGGGAGTAG
- a CDS encoding class I SAM-dependent methyltransferase — protein sequence METLYFLTARDARRLLFAKGGARLNLDLRKTSRSWLVTLDGDGFIFPDGTRVERDVIERIARDEGSVYFVRGGGVYKAAIAGEHFYKLVPTIPPTIEINGIRMHRTKDINPLQDTRNKVNAVKPKEGETVLDTCMGLGYTAIESAKRGAYVITIEKDPNVLELARINPWSKELFTGGRIQVIQGDAFEVVKRFKDETFDAVIHDPPRFSLAGHLYGEEFYRELFRVLKPGGRLFHYVGNPGKKYRRKDLQKGVMERLRKAGFVRVKRVEEALGVVGKKPGKEKGKD from the coding sequence ATGGAGACCCTTTATTTTCTAACCGCCAGAGACGCGAGAAGACTGCTCTTCGCGAAGGGCGGAGCGAGGCTCAACCTCGACCTGAGGAAAACCAGCCGTTCGTGGCTGGTAACCCTCGACGGGGACGGGTTCATATTCCCAGATGGAACCAGGGTCGAGAGGGACGTCATCGAGAGGATCGCGAGGGACGAGGGTAGCGTTTACTTCGTGAGAGGGGGTGGGGTTTATAAAGCCGCCATCGCAGGAGAGCACTTCTACAAGCTCGTCCCGACGATTCCACCGACGATAGAGATAAACGGCATCAGAATGCACAGGACGAAAGACATCAACCCGCTCCAGGACACAAGGAACAAGGTGAACGCGGTGAAGCCGAAGGAGGGCGAAACGGTTCTCGACACCTGCATGGGGCTAGGATACACCGCGATAGAGTCCGCCAAAAGAGGGGCGTACGTCATAACCATCGAGAAAGACCCCAACGTGCTCGAATTGGCAAGGATAAACCCCTGGAGCAAGGAGCTGTTCACCGGCGGGAGGATTCAGGTGATACAGGGCGATGCCTTCGAGGTGGTGAAGCGCTTTAAGGACGAGACCTTTGACGCCGTTATCCACGACCCCCCCAGGTTTTCCTTGGCAGGCCACCTCTACGGGGAGGAGTTTTACCGCGAGCTGTTCAGGGTTCTCAAACCCGGCGGGAGGCTCTTCCACTACGTCGGCAACCCCGGGAAGAAATACCGCAGAAAAGACTTGCAGAAGGGCGTTATGGAGCGCTTAAGAAAAGCGGGCTTCGTCCGGGTTAAGCGCGTTGAAGAAGCGCTCGGCGTTGTGGGGAAAAAGCCGGGAAAGGAAAAGGGGAAGGATTAA
- a CDS encoding metal-dependent hydrolase produces the protein MRGFTHYISGLAAATFFGALVGDLRLGILIPVIAAAAAYFPDFVDFKFGKFLARRDYEIDPAPWDEKKHYAPKLVKVSELSEKNRYQFFAIEGMVEEILARGSGKVSYKVLREDGGEETVTETYNSIVFTLNDGTGKITVEAFGDDYEFFEEEFGRIEGGKRLLVFGYVDLEEDGSLKLVVSDAPHPQGIAETIARAIEEAYREGERIVKIHNIRLPGDVYRRFWVHPDPPKREVRVEMGPIVTPGGVAIGGDVPEYRKYGVAKVSVPFIKTYPKPTRIDSFSGPEIAFRRAEFKGKTVVKDRFLPWHHGFSHSLTMGMIIGLVVFAFFRLIGYEHATELALASMIGQWLHVFEDQLGFMGSNLLPPLTKDVVPGFKLGESGSGLTNFSTAWLMIAFMIWNFNRFTDPRPIPISDAKLLLLLAWPSVIGFGIAIAKSFRLRKEISELMDYYTNLEAFEEMEEVGGI, from the coding sequence ATGAGAGGCTTCACCCACTACATCTCTGGTTTGGCAGCGGCGACCTTTTTCGGAGCGCTCGTCGGTGATTTAAGGCTCGGCATACTCATTCCGGTCATAGCGGCTGCCGCCGCTTACTTCCCCGACTTCGTGGACTTCAAGTTCGGAAAGTTCCTGGCGAGAAGGGACTATGAGATAGACCCTGCCCCCTGGGACGAGAAGAAGCACTACGCGCCGAAGCTGGTCAAGGTTTCCGAGCTGAGCGAAAAGAACCGCTACCAGTTCTTCGCCATCGAAGGGATGGTGGAGGAGATACTGGCCAGGGGTTCCGGGAAGGTCTCCTACAAGGTTCTCCGCGAGGACGGGGGCGAGGAGACGGTAACCGAGACCTACAACAGCATAGTCTTCACCCTCAACGACGGAACCGGGAAGATAACCGTCGAGGCCTTCGGTGATGACTACGAGTTCTTCGAGGAGGAGTTCGGAAGGATCGAGGGGGGCAAGAGGTTACTCGTCTTCGGCTACGTCGACCTCGAGGAGGACGGCTCGCTTAAGCTCGTCGTCAGCGATGCCCCCCACCCGCAGGGCATAGCGGAAACGATAGCCAGAGCCATTGAGGAGGCCTACCGCGAGGGTGAGAGGATAGTCAAGATACACAACATTCGCCTCCCCGGCGACGTTTACAGGCGCTTCTGGGTTCACCCCGACCCGCCCAAGAGGGAAGTCCGCGTCGAGATGGGCCCGATAGTAACGCCAGGTGGCGTTGCAATAGGCGGCGACGTTCCCGAGTACAGGAAGTACGGGGTAGCGAAGGTAAGCGTTCCCTTCATCAAGACCTACCCCAAGCCCACCAGGATAGACTCCTTCTCGGGCCCGGAGATAGCCTTCAGGAGGGCTGAGTTCAAGGGCAAGACGGTCGTCAAGGACAGGTTCCTGCCCTGGCACCACGGCTTCAGCCACTCCCTCACAATGGGCATGATAATAGGCCTCGTCGTCTTCGCCTTCTTCAGGCTGATTGGCTACGAGCACGCGACCGAGCTTGCACTCGCTTCGATGATAGGTCAGTGGCTCCACGTCTTCGAGGACCAGCTCGGATTCATGGGAAGCAACCTGCTCCCACCCCTCACCAAGGACGTCGTTCCGGGCTTCAAGCTCGGAGAAAGCGGTAGTGGGCTTACCAACTTCTCAACGGCCTGGCTGATGATAGCCTTCATGATATGGAACTTCAACCGCTTCACCGACCCAAGGCCGATACCGATAAGCGACGCCAAGCTGCTGCTCCTCCTGGCCTGGCCGTCGGTAATAGGCTTTGGAATAGCGATAGCCAAGAGCTTCAGGCTTAGAAAGGAAATCTCAGAGCTCATGGACTACTACACGAACCTCGAAGCCTTCGAGGAGATGGAGGAGGTTGGAGGGATTTAA
- a CDS encoding tripartite tricarboxylate transporter permease translates to MVPLSDLLIWSLAGVIFGSLISWIPGFHIFNIMALLVAVFGVGELMPVQAFPFFAIGAIVAYAYVSAISSVYFSVADESAVFLLFPTQRYLLLGRGHEAVLLYLIGAVAGTLFLVLGALFIFPRVLPPIYQATSPYITYFLVAIVVFMFMSEWPKEGDRGRTPGERLWLAWRQILGGILVFFLSGLLGFIVMNTNLLPTTSAYTRLTPMFIGFFGMSWVLLNILSNPPMLEQVPDDRVESSLYNTLKASFGGALGGTIAAVYPIITGGMGALVAGHMTSQRGDDAFIISQGVNRVIYYVGAFTLLFLPQLRLTRGAAAWLVSSIYTPKSYAEYLAAIGVILLSAGISFLFTYYLSRFIANSFNVVHIKKLSYVVAVTLVVISYLLTGPMGLAVLFVSTAIGLMAAAFNTRRSYCLGGLILPVLISMTGHTGYFMHLLGLG, encoded by the coding sequence ATGGTTCCCCTTTCAGACCTTTTAATCTGGTCCCTCGCGGGAGTCATCTTCGGCTCGCTGATATCCTGGATCCCGGGCTTCCACATATTCAACATAATGGCCCTACTGGTGGCAGTCTTCGGCGTGGGCGAGCTGATGCCCGTCCAGGCCTTTCCATTCTTCGCTATTGGAGCAATAGTCGCCTACGCCTACGTGAGCGCCATTTCCAGTGTCTACTTCAGCGTCGCCGACGAGAGCGCAGTATTCCTCCTCTTCCCCACACAGAGATACCTGCTTCTCGGCAGGGGACACGAGGCTGTGCTCCTCTACCTCATCGGGGCGGTGGCTGGAACCCTCTTCCTCGTGCTGGGTGCCCTCTTCATCTTCCCGAGGGTCCTCCCGCCGATCTACCAGGCGACCAGCCCGTACATCACCTACTTCCTGGTTGCGATAGTGGTCTTCATGTTCATGAGCGAGTGGCCCAAGGAGGGCGACCGCGGAAGGACTCCGGGGGAGAGGCTCTGGCTGGCCTGGAGGCAGATACTCGGCGGAATCCTGGTGTTTTTCCTCTCCGGCCTCTTGGGCTTCATAGTTATGAACACCAACCTTCTACCGACGACGAGCGCATACACTCGCTTGACCCCGATGTTCATAGGCTTCTTCGGAATGTCTTGGGTGCTGCTCAACATACTCTCCAACCCGCCGATGCTGGAGCAGGTTCCCGACGACAGGGTCGAGAGTAGCCTCTACAACACCCTCAAGGCCAGCTTCGGCGGCGCTTTAGGAGGAACCATAGCGGCGGTCTATCCGATAATCACTGGAGGAATGGGCGCGCTAGTTGCCGGCCACATGACGAGCCAGCGCGGAGACGATGCCTTCATCATAAGCCAGGGCGTGAACAGGGTCATCTACTACGTTGGCGCGTTTACCCTCCTCTTCCTCCCCCAGCTGAGGCTCACGAGGGGAGCGGCTGCCTGGCTCGTCAGCTCGATCTACACCCCCAAGAGCTACGCCGAGTACCTGGCCGCGATAGGGGTCATCTTGCTCAGCGCGGGCATAAGCTTCCTCTTCACCTACTACCTCTCCAGGTTCATAGCCAACAGCTTCAACGTCGTCCACATCAAGAAGCTCTCCTACGTTGTTGCAGTTACGCTCGTGGTCATAAGCTACCTCCTCACCGGGCCGATGGGCCTAGCAGTGCTCTTCGTCTCGACGGCGATAGGCCTCATGGCGGCCGCCTTCAACACCAGGAGGAGCTACTGCCTCGGAGGGCTTATCCTTCCGGTGCTCATCAGCATGACAGGCCACACCGGCTACTTCATGCACCTGCTCGGACTGGGGTGA